The following coding sequences are from one Xiphophorus couchianus chromosome 22, X_couchianus-1.0, whole genome shotgun sequence window:
- the ankrd1a gene encoding ankyrin repeat domain-containing protein 1, whose amino-acid sequence MGLLSVEELVTGKRSEGKEPRDFQGGEYEAAVNQEKRDDRRSLQELPGEGGASEEEVSVVALNTDRSGRLKLETVDDLFNILQLRKRRKERKSSVFKKTEPEPETVPETVDEQLFLTAVMENKLPVVEKYLADGGNPNAADNFQRTALHKASFKGHVEVMRKLLEAGAAIEQKDKLEATAVHWACRGGSLPALQLLLHQGAKFTSRDKLQSTPLHVAVRTGHCECAEHLIHCGADVNARDRDGDTPMHDAVRINRFKMIKLLMMYGASLITKNSDGKTPMETLYSWQNGAKSLLCNFNEEKP is encoded by the exons ATGGGACTGCTGAGTGTGGAAGAACTG GTGACCGGTAAGAGGTCAGAGGGCAAAGAGCCCAGAGACTTCCAGGGGGGCGAGTACGAGGCGGCCGTCAACCAGGAGAAGCGGGATGACCGTCGGTCGCTCCAGGAGCTGCCGGGGGAAGGCGGAGCTTCGGAGGAGGAGGTCAGCGTGGTGGCTCTGAAC ACGGACAGAAGCGGGAGGCTGAAGCTGGAGACGGTGGACGATCTGTTCAACATCCtgcagctgaggaagaggaggaaggagaggaagtcTTCTGTGTTCAAGAAAACTGAACCGGAACCAGAGACAGTG ccagAAACGGTGGATGAGCAGCTGTTCCTCACGGCGGTTATGGAGAACAAACTTCCTGTGGTGGAGAAGTACCTGGCCGACGGAGGAAACCCAAACGCAGCCGATAAC tttcagaGAACTGCTCTGCACAAAGCTTCCTTCAAAGGACATGTGGAGGTGATGAGAAAACTTCTGGAGGCCGGCGCTGCCATAGAGCAGAAAGACAAG ctgGAGGCCACAGCCGTCCATTGGGCCTGCAGGGGAGGCAGCCTGCCAGCCCTGCAGCTTCTTCTCCACCAGGGAGCCAAGTTCACCAGCAGAGACAAG CTGCAGAGCACACCTCTTCACGTCGCTGTGAGGACCGGACACTGCGAGTGCGCCGAGCATCTGATCCACTGTGGAGCCGACGTCAACGCCAGAGACAGA GACGGAGACACACCAATGCACGATGCTGTGAGGATAAACCGATTCAAGATGATCAAGCTGCTGATGATGTACGGCGCCAGCCTCATCACCAAGAACAGC GATGGAAAAACTCCAATGGAGACGCTGTATTCATGGCAGAACGGAGCCAAGAGCCTGCTGTGTAACTTCAACGAGGAGAAGCCCTGA
- the pcgf5a gene encoding polycomb group RING finger protein 5-A produces the protein MAATGRKHLVKDFNHFITCYLCRGYLIKPTTVTECLHTFCKSCIVQHFEESNDCPKCGIQVHETNPLEMLRLDNTLEEIIFKLVPGLREKEEQQELDFWKKNQPKENGQERLRCLPDGGASGCADDDGEGGDDGDYHRSDPQIAICLDCLHNAGQSGESSVTDLMKRFIRCSSRVTVGTIKKFLSLKLKLPSSYELDVLCNGEIMGRDHTLEFIYMTRWRLHGENTYPMVLEYRPRIDFG, from the exons atgGCCGCCACGGGACGGAAGCACTTGGTAAAAGATTTCAACCATTTCATCACCTGCTACCTGTGCCGAGGTTACCTGATCAAACCGACCACAGTCACTGAGTGCCTGCACACCT TCTGTAAGAGCTGCATCGTGCAGCACTTTGAGGAGAGCAATGACTGTCCTAAATGTGGCATCCAGGTCCATGAGACCAACCCACTGGAGATGCTGAG GCTGGACAACACCCTGGAGGAGATCATCTTCAAGCTGGTGCCCGGACTCAGAGAAA AAGAGGAACAGCAGGAACTGGACTTCTGGAAGAAGAACCAGCCGAAGGAGAACGGCCAAG AGAGGCTGCGGTGTCTTCCTGACGGCGGCGCCTCTGGCTGCGCTGATGACGATGGTGAGGGCGGTGACGATGGAGACTACCACAGGAGCGACCCTCAGATCGCCATCTGCCTGGACTGCCTGCACAATGCGGGGCAGTCCGGGGAGAGCAGCGTGACG GACCTGATGAAGAGGTTCATCCGCTGCTCCAGCAGGGTTACCGTGGGAACCATCAAGAAGTTCCTCAGTCTTAAACTCAAGCTGCCGAGCTCTTATGAG CTGGATGTGCTCTGCAACGGAGAAATCATGGGCAGAGATCACACCCTGGAGTTCATCTACATGACCCGGTGGCGGCTGCACGGAGAGAAC ACGTATCCGATGGTTCTGGAGTACCGGCCGCGGATCGACTTCGGCTGA